The following are from one region of the Cytobacillus firmus genome:
- a CDS encoding DUF4397 domain-containing protein, with amino-acid sequence MPTERNQQWYLQKAVKYDLLAQYFKYIDAAQHITYYHKHLHCLNQAFQIMRTKNKAPSADTHQGQQTKVRIFHGSPDSGPIDIYINGTRILKDFSYKDVSSYATLPAGSHQIDIYPAGSMVSALVSRPNITEAGKVYTIAAAGIEANIKLALLEDQPEVPPGETKVRFVHLSHDAPAVDIAVKNRDVVFPNIAFSQASKYIALTPMTVDLEARIAGTPNVVLTIPRMQFKADQAYTLLAVGSVVKEPELEAIIIAD; translated from the coding sequence ATGCCTACTGAGAGAAATCAGCAGTGGTACTTACAAAAAGCGGTAAAATATGATCTTTTGGCTCAGTATTTTAAATACATTGATGCTGCACAGCATATTACTTATTATCATAAACATCTGCATTGCCTCAATCAGGCTTTTCAAATAATGCGTACAAAAAACAAGGCGCCTTCTGCCGATACCCATCAGGGACAGCAGACAAAAGTACGGATTTTCCATGGTTCCCCTGATTCCGGTCCAATTGATATCTATATAAACGGCACGAGAATTTTAAAGGACTTCTCATATAAAGACGTAAGCAGTTATGCAACGCTTCCTGCCGGCTCTCATCAGATAGACATATATCCGGCCGGCAGCATGGTCTCTGCACTTGTAAGCAGACCAAACATTACTGAAGCAGGTAAGGTGTATACAATTGCAGCTGCGGGGATTGAAGCAAACATTAAGCTTGCCCTATTAGAAGATCAGCCTGAAGTGCCTCCCGGGGAAACCAAAGTCAGATTTGTCCACCTGTCACACGATGCACCAGCAGTTGATATTGCCGTAAAAAACCGGGACGTTGTTTTTCCCAATATCGCATTCAGCCAGGCAAGCAAGTACATCGCATTAACTCCAATGACTGTCGACTTGGAAGCCAGGATAGCCGGAACTCCAAATGTGGTGCTGACCATCCCTCGAATGCAATTTAAAGCAGACCAGGCCTACACTTTGCTGGCAGTAGGTTCCGTTGTCAAAGAGCCTGAACTGGAAGCAATTATCATTGCAGACTAA
- a CDS encoding YpmS family protein: MKDRKWKKLFFTLLAINALILTVLFIFISIPADDEDYTAITENSDNYVPFNIKANKEDLNRVINHYLEKEGLTGAIDYKILLNDEVDLYGTIPFFSQDLQMKLSFEPEALKNGDVVLQQKSISVGQLNLPVSHVLKLVKDRYKLPEGVTIQPQKERIYVSLQEMKLKSDVKVKVDEFNLKQDDIRFTLLVPVK, from the coding sequence TTGAAAGATAGAAAATGGAAAAAGCTGTTTTTTACACTGCTGGCAATTAATGCACTCATTTTAACTGTGCTGTTTATTTTTATCAGTATACCGGCAGATGACGAAGACTACACAGCGATCACAGAGAATAGTGATAATTACGTTCCTTTTAACATAAAAGCCAATAAAGAAGATTTGAATAGAGTCATTAACCACTACCTTGAAAAAGAAGGGCTGACAGGAGCAATAGATTACAAGATCCTCCTAAACGATGAAGTGGATTTATATGGCACAATCCCTTTCTTCAGCCAGGATCTGCAAATGAAACTGTCATTTGAACCAGAAGCCTTGAAGAATGGAGATGTTGTTCTTCAGCAAAAGTCAATATCTGTCGGGCAGCTGAATCTTCCGGTTTCACATGTCCTGAAGCTGGTAAAAGACCGCTACAAACTTCCGGAAGGTGTTACCATTCAGCCGCAGAAAGAAAGAATCTATGTGTCACTGCAGGAAATGAAGCTGAAAAGTGATGTTAAAGTAAAAGTGGATGAATTTAATCTGAAACAGGATGATATTCGTTTTACCCTTCTTGTTCCGGTTAAATGA
- a CDS encoding SGNH/GDSL hydrolase family protein yields the protein MIKKLTLIFWIMLLLASCSSVHHSDIIHSEKESRLTVKEEIPLDFFPRNLTVAAVGDSLTQGVGDSTERGGYVPYLEMSLEKDKSVQDAVFYNFGVKGNRSDQLLKKLGTDEVKDVVKEADAVIITIGGNDVMKVVRENFSNLKLRAFAKEKETYEQNLTEVLDSIKEVNPNSKIVLIGLYNPFLKWFSEITEINAILGDWNDTSRDILRNYPGTYFVEIDDIFENTDDNLLYTDYFHPNDKGYELIAGRVHQILTEEVLKDIPYKRKAEGNGEKLIER from the coding sequence ATGATAAAAAAACTCACCCTCATCTTTTGGATCATGCTGCTTCTCGCCTCCTGCAGTTCAGTTCACCACAGCGATATCATTCATTCTGAAAAAGAATCCCGCCTGACAGTTAAAGAAGAAATTCCTTTGGATTTTTTTCCTCGAAACCTTACTGTTGCTGCAGTAGGTGACTCTTTAACCCAGGGGGTTGGAGACAGTACTGAACGTGGAGGGTACGTGCCATATCTTGAAATGTCACTGGAAAAAGACAAAAGTGTTCAAGACGCTGTTTTTTATAATTTCGGTGTAAAAGGCAATCGTTCCGATCAATTATTGAAGAAGCTGGGGACAGATGAAGTAAAAGATGTTGTGAAGGAAGCAGACGCGGTGATCATAACCATTGGCGGCAATGACGTTATGAAAGTAGTCCGTGAAAATTTTTCAAACCTAAAGCTGAGGGCTTTTGCCAAGGAAAAAGAAACCTATGAACAAAATCTGACTGAGGTTTTAGATTCGATAAAAGAGGTAAACCCAAATAGTAAAATTGTTTTAATAGGCTTATATAATCCCTTTTTAAAATGGTTTTCAGAAATAACGGAAATTAATGCTATTCTTGGAGATTGGAATGACACTAGCCGGGATATATTGAGAAATTATCCAGGGACTTATTTTGTTGAAATAGATGATATATTTGAAAATACCGATGATAATCTTTTATATACAGACTATTTTCATCCCAATGATAAAGGCTATGAATTAATAGCTGGACGGGTCCATCAAATACTCACAGAGGAAGTGCTGAAAGATATTCCGTATAAAAGGAAAGCTGAAGGAAATGGAGAGAAGTTGATTGAAAGATAG